The Arachis ipaensis cultivar K30076 chromosome B07, Araip1.1, whole genome shotgun sequence genome includes a window with the following:
- the LOC107605970 gene encoding putative transcription elongation factor SPT5 homolog 1 isoform X3, which produces MQKYIDKGAELQIRSAIALDHLKNYIYVEADKEAHVREAIKGLRNIYGVSKITLVPIREMTDVLSVESKAIDLARDTWVRMKIGTYKGDLAKVVDVDNVRQRVTVKLIPRIDLQALANKLEGREVVKKKAFVPPPRFLNVDEARELHIRVEHRRDAYGERFDAIGGMMFKDGFLYKTVSIKSINAQNIKPTLNELEKFRKPGESGDSDVASLSTLFANRKKGHFMKGDAVIVVKGDLKKLKGWVEKVDEDNVHIRPELKGLPKTLAVNERELCKYFEPGNHVKVVTGAQEGATGMVVKVEQHVLILLSDTTKEHIRVFADDVVESSEVTTGITKIGDYELRDLVLLDNMDFGVIIRVESEAFQVLKGTADRPEVALVKLREIKCKIEKKINAQDKHKNTVSVKDVVRVVEGPCHGKSGPVEHIFRGFLFIYDRHHLEHAGFICARAGSCMVVGGSRSSGDRNGDAYSRFPGLRTPPRIPQSPRRFSRGGPPIDSGGRHRGGRGHDGLAGATVKVRQGAYKGYRGRVIEVKGTTVRVELESQMKVVTVDRNHISDNVAVTPQRETRYSIGCETPMHPSRTPLHPYMTPMRDPGATPIHDGMRTPRRDRAWNPYTPMSPTRDWEDGNPGSWGTSPQSQAGSSPSRLYEAPTPGAGWGSTPGGNYNEAGTPHDSYVNVASPYLPSTPGGQPMTPNSAVYLPSTPGGPPMTPGTGGLDMMSPVLGGDNEGPWFMPDILVNVHRPGEESVGVIREVLPDGSCKVALGSSGNGETITALPNEMEAVVPRKSDKIKIMGGALRGSTGKLIGVDGTDGIVKVDDTLEVKILDLVILAKLAQP; this is translated from the exons AATAACACTAGTTCCAATAAGAGAAATGACGGATGTGCTGTCAGTTGAAAGCAAAGCAATTGATCTTGCCAGAGATACTTGGGTCAGAATGAAGATTGGCACATATAAAGGGGACCTTGCCAAG GTAGTTGATGTTGATAATGTGAGGCAGAGGGTTACGGTGAAACTGATTCCAAGGATAGACTTGCAGGCGCTTGCAAATAAACTG GAAGGTAgagaagttgtgaaaaagaaggcGTTTGTCCCTCCTCCTCGTTTTTTGAATGTTGATGAAGCTAG GGAACTGCATATTCGTGTCGAGCATAGACGTGATGCCTATGGGGAAAGATTTGATGCAATTGGAGGAATGATGTTTAAGGATGGATTCTTATACAAAACTGTATCAATAaaatccattaatgctcaaaacaTCAAACCTACTTTGAATGAACTTGAAAAATTTCGAAAACCTGGTGAGAGTGGTGACAGCGATGTAGCAAGTCTGTCAACTTTGTTCGCTAACAGAAAGAAAGGCCATTTTATGAAAGGTGATGCTGTAATCGTTGTGAAGGGTGATTTGAAGAAGTTGAAGGGGTGGGtggagaaagtagatgaagataATGTTCATATAAGACCAGAATTGAAGGGTCTTCCT AAAACCCTTGCTGTAAATGAAAGGGAACTTTGTAAATATTTTGAACCTGGAAACCACGTTAAGGTTGTTACTGGTGCTCAAGAGGGTGCTACCGGCATGGTTGTGAAGGTGGAACAGCATGTATTGATTCTATTATCCGACACAACAAAAGAACAT ATCCGTGTGTTTGCAGATGATGTTGTGGAGAGTTCTGAAGTGACCACTGGAATTACAAAAATTGGGGACTATGAACTTCGTGATCTTGTATTGTTAGA TAATATGGACTTTGGTGTAATAATTCGTGTAGAAAGCGAGGCATTTCAG GTTCTTAAGGGGACTGCAGACAGGCCTGAAGTTGCACTTGTTAAATTAAGAGAGATTAAATGTaagatagagaagaaaataaatgcGCAGGATAAGCATAAGAATACAGTCTCAGTAAAGGATGTTGTGCGAGTTGTCGAAGGTCCTTGCCAT GGAAAATCTGGTCCTGTGGAGCACATATTTAGGGGGTTCTTGTTCATCTATGATCGCCATCATCTTGAACATGCAGGCTTTATATGTGCTAGGGCTGGCTCGTGTATGGTCGTTGGAGGTTCACGTTCGAGTGGTGACAGAAAC GGTGATGCCTACTCGAGATTCCCTGGCCTTAGAACTCCACCTCGTATTCCCCAGTCCCCGAGAAGGTTTTCACGAGGAGGGCCTCCAATTGATT CTGGAGGAAGGCACAGGGGTGGAAGAGGACACGATGGTTTGGCTGGTGCAACAGTCAAAGTACGCCAGGGTGCTTATAAAGGTTATCGTGGACGTGTAATAGAAGTTAAAGGCACAACAGTTCGGGTTGAATTGGAGTCCCAAATGAAGGTTGTGACGG TTGATCGCAACCATATATCGGATAATGTAGCTGTAACCCCACAGCG TGAAACTCGATATTCGATTGGATGTGAAACCCCAATGCATCCTTCTCGAACTCCCCTACATCCATATATGACCCCTATGAGAGATCCTGGAG CAACTCCTATACATGATGGAATGAGGACACCAAGGCGTGACCGGGCATGGAATCCTTATACCCCAATGAGTCCGACAAG GGACTGGGAAGATGGAAATCCAGGCTCATGGGGAACCAGCCCACAGTCCCAG GCAGGAAGCTCACCTTCACGGCTATATGAAGCCCCCACTCCTGGTGCTGGTTGGGGTAGCACTCCTGGCGGAAACTATAATGAGGCTGGAACACCGCATGACTCATATG TAAATGTTGCGAGCCCATATTTACCATCAACACCTGGTGGGCAGCCTATGACGCCAAATTCCGCGGTGTATCTTCCCAGTACCCCTGGAGGACCACCCATGACTCCAGGAACTGGTGGTCTGGACATGATGTCCCCAGTTTTAG GTGGGGACAATGAGGGGCCATGGTTTATGCCAGACATATTAGTTAATGTACACAGGCCAGGTGAAGAATCTGTTGGAGTTATAAGAGAGGTTCTTCCG GATGGGTCTTGCAAGGTAGCGCTTGGCTCAAGTGGAAATGGTGAAACGATAACTGCCCTTCCCAATGAAATGGAGGCCGTGGTGCCAAGGAAATCAGACAAAATAAAGATAATGGGTGGAGCATTGAGGGGGTCTACAGGCAAGTTGATTGGTGTAGATGGTACTGATGGTATTGTAAAGGTAGATGACACATTGGAAGTCAAGATTTTAGACCTAGTTATTTTGGCCAAATTAGCTCAACCATGA